In Eretmochelys imbricata isolate rEreImb1 chromosome 14, rEreImb1.hap1, whole genome shotgun sequence, a genomic segment contains:
- the LOC144275318 gene encoding uncharacterized protein LOC144275318: MGEKPYTCSECGKSFRLCSHLPPHQGIHRGERPYKYPKCDKSFKCSSSVIRHKRIHTEEKPYKCPNCGKNFSRSWYLITHQRSHTGVKPHACSLCGKSFHQNSHLISHQRTHMGESAYKCHQCEKSFNQKWKLIKHQRTHMGKKPHKCPECGKSFGQRSHLDSNQRTHTGEKPYEYPKCRKSFGWHSNLIAHQRVHIGERSYKCLTCGKSFQYSSDVSKHQRKHMG; the protein is encoded by the coding sequence ATGGGAGAAAAACCCTACACCTGcagtgagtgcgggaaaagcttcagacTCTGCTCCCACCTCCCACCACATCAGGGAATCCAcaggggagagagaccctataagtaTCCCAAGTGTGATAAAAGCTTCAAATGTAGCTCATCGGTTATCAGACACAAGAGAATCCACACAGAGGAGAAGCCCTATAAATGCCCCAACTGCGGGAAAAACTTCAGCCGGAGCTGGTACCTTATTACCCATCAGAGAAGCCACACAGGAGTGAAGCCGCACGCATGCTCCctgtgtgggaaaagcttccacCAGAACTCGCACCTTATTTCACACCAGAGAACTCACATGGGGGAGAGCGCCTATAAATGCCACCAGTGTgagaaaagcttcaatcagaagTGGAAActtattaaacatcagagaacccacatgGGCAAAAAGCCCCACAAATGTcccgagtgtgggaaaagctttggtCAGCGCTCACACCTGGATTCAAACCAGAGAACCCACACGGGTGAAAAACCCTATGAATATCCCAAGTGCAGGAAAAGCTTTGGTTGGCACTCCAATCTTATTGCACATCAGAGAGTCCACATAGGAGAGAGATCATATAAATGCCTGACCTGTGGAAAAAGCTTCCAATATAGCTCAGACGTCAGCAAACATCAGAGAAAACACATGGGATAG